The following coding sequences lie in one Vespa velutina chromosome 24, iVesVel2.1, whole genome shotgun sequence genomic window:
- the LOC124957112 gene encoding cytochrome c oxidase assembly protein COX19 has product MSSYTFGQKSFKPVPPEKGSFPLDHEGFCKQVMIDYLRCLLEHNNQNTMCRHIAKDYLDCRMDKNLMAREDWSKLGFTDEVKKT; this is encoded by the coding sequence ATGTCCTCGTATACGTTTGGGCAAAAATCTTTCAAGCCAGTGCCACCCGAAAAGGGTAGTTTTCCTCTCGATCATGAAGGCTTCTGCAAACAAGTAATGATCGACTATCTTAGATGTCTATTAGaacataataatcaaaatacaATGTGCAGACATATTGCCAAGGATTATCTCGATTGTCGAATGGATAAAAATCTTATGGCGCGTGAAGATTGGTCGAAATTAGGTTTTACcgatgaagtaaaaaaaacgTAA